The following are encoded together in the Mammaliicoccus vitulinus genome:
- the gpG gene encoding phage tail assembly chaperone G: MTKSITLEINGEEKKYHRENIKGRQARKGINLTMKVSALANDMKVDEIDKFDDLLDQCEEFIVNDLYGKQFTKDELLDGVDGDKYVEFLMEQVAGTDETSGKKK; the protein is encoded by the coding sequence ATGACAAAATCAATTACTTTAGAAATTAATGGCGAAGAGAAAAAATACCATAGAGAAAACATTAAAGGTCGTCAAGCAAGAAAAGGTATTAATTTAACAATGAAAGTATCAGCATTAGCGAATGACATGAAAGTTGATGAAATAGATAAATTTGACGACCTACTCGATCAATGTGAAGAATTTATCGTTAATGATTTATATGGTAAACAATTCACTAAAGACGAGTTACTAGACGGTGTAGACGGAGATAAATATGTCGAGTTCTTAATGGAACAAGTAGCTGGAACTGATGAAACATCGGGAAAGAAAAAATAG
- a CDS encoding major tail protein — MGKYNANTGLSEVWYSVLQSESGSAVTLSDIDMIDYLKEMSFEVGEELTRGYGSNKTAEVAKSGGEPTLNLTFHKLPVSVQEKILGLTKHATNQKVYGMVGSKKIVYVALAFARTMEDGSKEWFGFAKGVFTKPNKEGQTKENDVEFGQDEIEGQFMERYIDGFDEKEAVIMTYDEAGETDGRDTVFESIFGKPYPGIIDEPVVPTVPEA, encoded by the coding sequence ATGGGAAAATATAATGCTAACACTGGGTTAAGTGAAGTATGGTACTCGGTATTACAAAGTGAATCAGGAAGTGCGGTAACACTAAGTGATATCGACATGATTGATTACTTAAAAGAAATGTCATTTGAAGTTGGGGAAGAATTAACGCGTGGTTATGGTTCTAACAAAACGGCAGAGGTTGCTAAATCTGGTGGAGAACCTACGTTAAACTTAACGTTCCACAAATTACCTGTATCAGTACAAGAAAAGATTCTAGGCTTAACAAAACATGCAACAAATCAAAAAGTGTACGGTATGGTCGGAAGTAAGAAAATCGTTTATGTTGCACTTGCATTTGCGAGAACAATGGAAGACGGCTCAAAAGAATGGTTTGGATTTGCTAAAGGTGTATTCACTAAACCTAACAAAGAAGGACAAACAAAAGAAAATGACGTCGAATTTGGTCAAGATGAGATTGAAGGTCAGTTTATGGAACGCTATATCGACGGATTCGACGAAAAAGAAGCGGTTATCATGACTTATGATGAAGCGGGCGAAACTGATGGACGAGATACAGTGTTCGAATCAATCTTCGGTAAACCTTATCCAGGTATTATTGATGAGCCTGTAGTACCAACAGTACCAGAAGCTTAA
- a CDS encoding phage head-tail adapter protein codes for MAQYNRKFVTGGQMRTPVIFYVVKPSDDFMPGESVSETYYQCFANVYPPSQKDMNMTDNKAVVTMVTYYPVGLEITDDMKFEIDLPRYKRKLFNIHTLEDDTDNHRNIKIIGEYSE; via the coding sequence ATGGCACAATATAATAGGAAATTTGTAACAGGCGGTCAAATGAGAACACCTGTTATTTTTTATGTCGTAAAACCGAGTGACGATTTTATGCCTGGTGAATCGGTCAGTGAAACCTATTACCAATGTTTTGCGAATGTATATCCACCTTCACAAAAAGATATGAACATGACAGATAACAAAGCAGTCGTCACAATGGTCACATACTACCCAGTAGGTTTAGAGATAACAGATGATATGAAATTCGAAATCGATTTACCTCGTTATAAAAGGAAACTATTCAACATTCACACTTTAGAAGACGATACCGATAATCATAGAAATATAAAAATTATTGGAGAATATTCTGAATGA
- a CDS encoding phage major capsid protein, whose amino-acid sequence MAINDVLEKQKFQNSQELLKEFAELNPEAKQEDVVKAYSKYMSAYTEDLTKALKEEIRQEQGDVAVLNKRSVNALTSDEKKFYNALVSEDHVNTDTNWKDGELLPETVVDRIFEDIEADHPLLKHINIQRSGLKTRVIRSNTEGQVVWGKIFGEIRGQLEATFYEQDISLGKATAFVVVPKDLKDAGVQWVDRFVRAQIKEAFAVAIEKTAIQGLGKAQYQPVGLMKEINRTNGAVADKVVAGNLTLATPETAIKEIGKIISNLSTKEYYDKDGNVKTSKGANVINNVVIALNPVDYIYTGVAFMQVHNGAFVSPIPFNVTFEQSEFVPAGKAVAYDKSRYNFYAGSEVIVRTFDQTLALEDMDLYTAKQFLYAEPDDNKTSFVYDVDFSSHGAPVSTPEA is encoded by the coding sequence ATGGCAATTAACGATGTATTAGAAAAACAAAAGTTTCAAAACTCACAGGAGTTATTAAAAGAATTCGCTGAATTAAATCCAGAAGCAAAACAAGAGGACGTTGTAAAAGCGTACTCAAAATACATGAGTGCTTATACAGAAGATTTAACAAAAGCGTTAAAAGAAGAAATCAGACAAGAACAAGGTGACGTAGCAGTATTGAATAAACGTAGTGTGAACGCGTTAACTTCAGATGAAAAGAAATTCTACAATGCTTTAGTTTCTGAAGACCACGTTAACACAGATACAAACTGGAAAGATGGAGAGTTATTACCTGAAACAGTTGTTGACCGTATCTTTGAAGATATTGAAGCAGACCACCCATTATTAAAACACATCAACATTCAACGTTCTGGATTAAAAACACGTGTTATTCGTTCGAATACAGAAGGTCAAGTAGTGTGGGGAAAAATCTTCGGAGAAATTCGCGGACAATTAGAAGCAACATTCTACGAACAAGACATTTCACTTGGTAAAGCTACAGCATTTGTAGTTGTTCCTAAAGACTTAAAAGATGCTGGTGTACAATGGGTTGACCGTTTTGTACGCGCACAAATCAAAGAGGCGTTTGCAGTAGCAATTGAAAAAACAGCTATACAAGGTTTAGGTAAAGCACAATATCAACCTGTTGGATTAATGAAAGAAATTAATCGTACAAATGGTGCAGTTGCTGATAAAGTTGTTGCAGGTAACTTAACATTAGCAACACCTGAAACGGCTATAAAAGAAATTGGTAAGATTATTAGTAACTTATCAACTAAAGAGTATTACGACAAAGACGGTAATGTTAAAACATCTAAAGGTGCTAATGTGATTAACAACGTCGTTATCGCATTAAATCCAGTAGATTATATCTATACAGGCGTTGCGTTTATGCAAGTACACAATGGTGCATTTGTAAGCCCAATTCCATTCAATGTAACATTCGAACAATCTGAATTTGTCCCTGCTGGTAAAGCTGTTGCTTATGACAAATCACGTTACAATTTCTACGCAGGCAGTGAGGTTATCGTACGTACGTTTGACCAAACGTTAGCATTAGAAGATATGGATTTATATACTGCGAAACAGTTCTTATACGCAGAGCCTGATGATAACAAAACATCATTTGTATATGATGTAGACTTCTCATCACATGGTGCGCCTGTATCTACACCAGAAGCATAA
- a CDS encoding head maturation protease, ClpP-related, whose product MKIDRSKGFFNATKQSDKKAKMDIFGEIVDDQISNSQTSAISFRDALNSFGDVEEIEINLNSPGGSVFSGIAIANQISSHSARVTVNISGVAASIASVIAISADHVKMAKNSMMMIHEVWSPFVGSHNEMRKFADDLEKINETVFNSYLQKNPKIEHALLKDMMAKETWLSSDEALELGLVDEVTHANKASAKISKEMEAQFKNMPELNNDVVETPKETEEVTVDDVMAILKAIQSDVKEIKENTKTKEEKEEKSDETKTQEVPVNSFARLFNLSREDDK is encoded by the coding sequence ATGAAGATAGACCGCAGTAAAGGTTTTTTTAATGCCACTAAACAATCGGATAAAAAAGCTAAAATGGATATTTTCGGAGAGATAGTTGACGACCAAATATCCAACTCACAAACAAGCGCAATTTCATTTAGAGATGCTTTAAACAGTTTCGGAGATGTAGAAGAAATTGAAATAAACTTAAATTCTCCAGGTGGTTCGGTATTTAGTGGTATCGCAATAGCGAATCAGATATCGAGTCATTCAGCTAGAGTTACTGTAAATATCAGTGGTGTAGCAGCAAGTATCGCATCAGTGATTGCTATATCCGCAGACCATGTAAAAATGGCTAAGAACTCAATGATGATGATACATGAAGTATGGTCACCTTTTGTAGGGTCACACAATGAAATGAGAAAGTTTGCAGATGACTTAGAAAAAATTAATGAAACGGTGTTTAACAGCTACTTACAGAAGAACCCTAAAATTGAGCATGCGCTTCTAAAAGATATGATGGCTAAAGAAACATGGTTGAGTAGTGATGAAGCACTTGAATTAGGATTAGTTGATGAAGTAACGCATGCCAATAAAGCATCTGCAAAAATTTCAAAAGAAATGGAGGCTCAATTTAAAAATATGCCTGAATTAAATAATGATGTGGTTGAAACACCTAAAGAAACCGAAGAAGTAACAGTTGACGATGTTATGGCAATATTGAAAGCAATTCAGTCAGACGTCAAAGAGATTAAAGAAAACACTAAAACTAAAGAAGAAAAAGAAGAAAAGTCTGACGAAACTAAAACGCAGGAAGTTCCTGTTAACAGTTTTGCTAGGCTTTTTAATTTATCAAGAGAGGATGACAAATAA
- a CDS encoding phage portal protein: MGKNEAIEFSYDLDLLRDTSHKAYIKKWALNTCINHIARTISQTKFEVIDKGVKDETSVTYYKLNVRPNTDESASTFWQRAIRKLIFDNEVLIVVTDTKDLIIADDFEREEYALYDDIFKHVKVKDFEFERNFKMSEVIYITYSNESISSLLDGLFTDYGNIFARIVKYNLMSNQIRATLSFDGNVNAQTQQNMQNFINKSYEAFEQNDIAIVPVQKGYEYKEHTTQSQSKSTSQIEDLTKVPNQLLKYVASSLGIPFPLIDGSVADIEAMTDNYMKFCIMPILENIVDELNAKCFSEKDYREGKRIKAISIDAYDPIQKAEAIDKLIASSVFTANQVLDMFGYPPSDDEDADKRVITKNLQSVKEVSESSLKGGENNEDRPQ; encoded by the coding sequence ATGGGAAAAAATGAAGCAATCGAATTTAGCTATGATTTAGATTTGTTAAGAGACACTTCTCATAAAGCGTACATAAAAAAATGGGCGTTGAACACATGTATAAATCATATTGCTAGAACGATTAGTCAAACAAAGTTTGAAGTAATAGATAAAGGTGTGAAAGATGAGACGTCAGTCACTTACTACAAATTAAATGTTAGACCTAACACTGATGAATCAGCATCTACATTTTGGCAACGTGCAATCAGAAAACTTATTTTTGATAATGAGGTTTTGATTGTTGTGACAGACACAAAAGATTTAATCATTGCAGATGATTTTGAAAGAGAAGAATACGCATTATACGATGATATATTTAAACATGTGAAAGTAAAAGATTTTGAGTTTGAACGCAATTTTAAAATGAGTGAAGTCATTTATATAACGTATTCAAATGAATCTATTTCAAGTTTATTAGATGGATTGTTTACTGATTATGGAAATATATTTGCAAGAATTGTTAAATACAATTTAATGAGTAACCAAATAAGAGCGACACTTTCATTTGATGGTAATGTAAACGCTCAAACACAACAAAACATGCAAAATTTTATTAATAAATCTTATGAAGCGTTTGAACAAAACGATATTGCAATTGTACCTGTACAAAAAGGATACGAGTATAAAGAACATACAACGCAGTCGCAAAGTAAAAGCACATCACAGATTGAAGATTTAACAAAAGTACCAAACCAACTTTTGAAATATGTAGCTTCTAGCTTAGGTATACCATTCCCACTCATAGATGGTTCTGTAGCAGACATTGAAGCTATGACTGATAACTATATGAAGTTCTGTATTATGCCAATTTTAGAAAATATCGTGGACGAATTAAACGCTAAATGTTTCAGCGAAAAAGACTATAGAGAAGGTAAACGAATTAAAGCTATATCTATAGATGCATATGATCCGATTCAAAAAGCAGAAGCGATAGATAAATTAATAGCGAGTTCAGTATTCACTGCAAATCAAGTGTTGGATATGTTCGGCTACCCACCTAGTGATGATGAGGATGCGGATAAACGTGTCATTACTAAAAACTTACAATCTGTAAAAGAAGTGAGTGAAAGTTCATTGAAAGGTGGTGAGAATAATGAAGATAGACCGCAGTAA
- a CDS encoding terminase TerL endonuclease subunit, with translation MINQKYVSEYIEMWRKGEIVLNQERIDLIHYLENHILTRDDVYFDEKTIENCIKFIERWYFPTEPFQRFIIAFVFMIDKELKQAYFTEIVIFMGRGGGKNGLISAISDFLSTPLHGVEDYDISIVANSEEQAKTSFNEIYKTITKSKRNKSAKTPNGQYIVSKTEIQNRDTGSIIKYNTSNTKTKDGGREGCVIFDEIHYFEGPGMVNVKRGGLGKKLNRRTFYISTDGHLREGYMDSMKDKIKAILSGEYKNSRMFPFYCKLDDLKEKDDETMWEKANPMFHKPLSDYAKTLLSTVREEYEDLPFNRSNRAEFVTKRMNLPEQDPESVVAPYEEIKATNRPMPDLKEKVCIGGLDYAFVKDFASVGLLFRDGEEYIWKTHSFIRKGFLDTTNLDPPIEEWAKDGLLTIVDTEVIEIKFIIDWFIEMSKDYNLVKVIADNYRTDIVRHAFDEVGVELEVLRNPKALHGLLAPRIDTMFAKKQIIFGDNPLMRWFTNNVAVKMMPDGSKQYIKKDEIYRKTDGFHAMLHALYRADELLDYDQPFIMNEIAF, from the coding sequence ATGATCAATCAAAAGTATGTATCTGAATATATCGAGATGTGGAGAAAAGGAGAAATTGTACTAAATCAAGAAAGAATTGATTTAATCCATTATCTTGAAAACCATATTTTGACAAGGGATGATGTTTATTTCGATGAAAAGACAATCGAGAACTGTATTAAATTTATTGAAAGATGGTACTTTCCAACTGAACCTTTTCAAAGATTTATTATAGCTTTTGTTTTTATGATAGACAAAGAACTGAAACAAGCTTACTTTACTGAAATAGTTATTTTTATGGGACGAGGCGGAGGAAAAAACGGACTCATAAGCGCGATAAGTGATTTTTTATCTACACCTTTGCATGGTGTTGAAGACTACGATATATCTATTGTTGCAAACAGTGAAGAACAAGCTAAAACATCATTCAATGAAATCTATAAAACGATAACAAAAAGTAAAAGAAACAAATCAGCTAAAACGCCAAACGGACAATACATTGTGAGTAAAACAGAAATTCAAAATAGAGATACAGGTTCCATTATTAAATACAACACATCAAACACAAAGACCAAAGATGGTGGGCGTGAGGGGTGTGTTATTTTTGATGAAATTCATTATTTTGAGGGTCCCGGTATGGTTAACGTAAAGCGTGGTGGATTAGGTAAAAAACTTAATCGTCGTACATTTTACATAAGTACAGACGGTCATTTGAGAGAAGGGTACATGGATTCGATGAAAGATAAAATTAAAGCTATTTTATCCGGAGAATATAAGAACAGTCGCATGTTTCCTTTCTACTGCAAATTGGATGATTTAAAAGAAAAGGACGATGAAACAATGTGGGAAAAAGCTAATCCTATGTTTCATAAACCTCTTTCAGATTATGCAAAAACATTATTAAGCACAGTAAGAGAAGAATATGAGGACTTACCTTTCAATAGATCTAACAGAGCTGAATTTGTAACTAAACGAATGAATCTACCAGAACAAGACCCAGAAAGCGTAGTAGCACCATATGAAGAAATCAAAGCAACAAATAGACCTATGCCGGATTTAAAAGAAAAAGTGTGTATAGGTGGTTTAGACTACGCATTCGTAAAAGACTTTGCAAGTGTAGGACTACTTTTTAGAGATGGCGAAGAATATATATGGAAAACACATTCGTTTATTAGGAAAGGGTTTTTAGACACTACTAATTTGGACCCACCAATTGAAGAATGGGCAAAAGACGGATTATTAACAATTGTAGATACAGAAGTTATAGAAATTAAGTTCATCATTGATTGGTTTATTGAAATGTCAAAAGACTACAATTTAGTTAAAGTTATAGCAGATAACTATCGTACTGATATTGTAAGACATGCTTTTGATGAGGTGGGTGTTGAATTAGAGGTATTAAGAAATCCAAAAGCACTACATGGACTATTAGCACCAAGAATAGATACAATGTTCGCTAAAAAACAAATTATATTTGGCGATAATCCATTAATGAGATGGTTCACTAATAACGTAGCAGTTAAGATGATGCCTGACGGATCTAAACAGTATATCAAAAAAGATGAAATCTACAGAAAGACAGATGGATTTCACGCAATGCTACATGCATTATATCGTGCGGATGAGTTATTAGATTATGACCAACCATTTATTATGAACGAAATTGCATTTTAA
- a CDS encoding P27 family phage terminase small subunit, whose product MKNVRVLKEYLLTKIEKDNPVQLEKVERYINLLLIFYKLDENIKEHGTMVETVNATQTFLKANPAVAEKNKINGSLLALEKSFGFGKNEIELDKPSDDYV is encoded by the coding sequence ATGAAGAATGTTAGGGTTCTAAAAGAATATTTACTTACAAAAATAGAAAAAGACAATCCAGTTCAACTTGAAAAAGTGGAGCGGTACATCAATTTACTTTTAATATTTTACAAGTTAGATGAAAACATCAAAGAACATGGCACGATGGTTGAAACCGTAAATGCTACTCAAACATTTTTAAAAGCAAATCCGGCAGTAGCAGAAAAGAATAAGATTAATGGTTCACTTCTTGCACTAGAAAAATCATTTGGATTTGGAAAAAACGAAATAGAATTAGATAAACCCTCCGATGATTATGTATGA